In Candidatus Kaistella beijingensis, a genomic segment contains:
- the rdgB gene encoding RdgB/HAM1 family non-canonical purine NTP pyrophosphatase — MKKEILVATHNQHKKEEIQQILGEHFNVTSLTDYDIHDEIVEDGKTFHENALIKAKYCFEKTGKPSLGDDSGLVVEALDGRPGIYSARYAGNHDFAKNIAKVLDELKGEENRKAYFVTVMCLVDETGENYFEGRVYGNLIKESRGEKGFGYDPIFIPENHEITFAEMKPEEKNVISHRKNAIEKFLKFLEH, encoded by the coding sequence ATGAAAAAAGAAATCCTCGTCGCCACTCACAACCAACACAAAAAAGAAGAAATTCAGCAAATTTTAGGAGAACATTTTAATGTCACATCACTGACAGATTATGATATTCACGATGAAATTGTCGAGGACGGAAAAACCTTTCATGAAAACGCCTTAATCAAAGCTAAATACTGTTTTGAGAAAACCGGAAAACCAAGTCTTGGAGATGATTCGGGATTGGTTGTGGAAGCACTTGACGGACGGCCGGGAATTTATTCCGCACGTTACGCAGGAAATCACGATTTTGCAAAAAATATTGCCAAAGTTTTGGACGAATTAAAAGGTGAAGAAAACCGAAAAGCCTATTTCGTGACCGTAATGTGTCTTGTTGATGAAACCGGTGAAAATTATTTCGAGGGCAGAGTTTATGGGAATTTAATCAAAGAATCTCGTGGTGAAAAAGGTTTCGGTTACGACCCGATTTTTATTCCAGAAAACCATGAAATTACTTTCGCTGAAATGAAACCGGAAGAAAAAAACGTAATCAGCCATCGAAAAAATGCGATTGAGAAATTCTTGAAATTTTTAGAGCACTAA
- a CDS encoding arsenite methyltransferase: protein MNNSEIKEMVKQKYSEIALQDKETNASSCCGAGGCSTEVYNIMSEEYDELNGYNPDADLGLGCGLPTNFAKIKKGDTVVDLGSGAGNDCFVARAETGETGKVIGIDFTEAMIEKARTNAEKLGFNNVEFRQGDIEKIPMTANVADVVVSNCVMNLVPDKPKAFSEVYRILKPSGHFSISDIVLVGELPEKIKSAAEMYAGCVASAIQKEDYLKIIENSGFKNISLQKEKAIIVPDDILKNYLNEQEIDEYKNSNSKIFSITVYAEKGENCCDPNSGCC from the coding sequence ATGAACAACTCAGAAATCAAAGAAATGGTAAAGCAAAAATATTCTGAAATTGCTTTACAGGACAAAGAAACCAACGCTTCATCTTGTTGTGGAGCAGGTGGTTGCAGCACCGAAGTGTACAACATTATGAGTGAAGAATATGATGAACTCAATGGTTATAATCCCGATGCAGATTTGGGTTTAGGTTGCGGTTTGCCGACAAACTTTGCCAAAATTAAAAAAGGCGACACCGTGGTAGATTTAGGAAGTGGAGCGGGAAACGACTGTTTTGTCGCACGTGCAGAAACAGGCGAAACCGGAAAAGTAATCGGAATCGATTTCACAGAAGCCATGATTGAAAAAGCGAGAACCAACGCAGAAAAATTAGGCTTTAATAATGTGGAATTTCGACAGGGAGATATTGAAAAAATCCCGATGACTGCGAACGTTGCAGATGTTGTGGTAAGCAATTGCGTGATGAACTTGGTTCCCGACAAACCCAAAGCTTTCAGTGAAGTTTACCGAATTTTGAAACCAAGCGGACATTTTTCGATTTCGGATATTGTTTTGGTGGGCGAACTTCCCGAAAAGATAAAGTCGGCGGCGGAAATGTATGCAGGTTGTGTTGCAAGTGCGATTCAGAAAGAAGATTATTTGAAAATCATCGAAAATTCCGGCTTTAAAAATATTTCTTTACAAAAGGAAAAAGCGATTATTGTTCCCGATGATATTTTGAAAAATTATTTGAACGAACAAGAAATCGATGAGTACAAAAACTCTAATTCCAAGATTTTCAGCATCACGGTTTACGCAGAAAAAGGTGAGAATTGTTGTGATCCAAATTCAGGCTGTTGCTAA
- a CDS encoding arsenate reductase ArsC — translation MKKNVLVLCTGNSCRSQIMHGFLEKFAGEKAKIYSAGIETHGLNPNAVKTMKEVGIDISHHTSNNILEYKDVEFDFIITVCDHANENCPYFPANALRLHHNFKDPAKAKGTEEELRKEFAEARDEIQKYAQNFVEKYL, via the coding sequence ATGAAAAAAAATGTTCTAGTCCTTTGTACCGGAAATTCCTGTAGAAGCCAAATCATGCACGGTTTTTTAGAAAAATTCGCAGGTGAAAAAGCCAAGATTTACAGCGCGGGAATTGAAACCCACGGATTAAATCCAAATGCGGTAAAAACAATGAAAGAAGTAGGAATCGATATTTCTCATCATACTTCCAATAATATTTTGGAGTATAAAGATGTTGAATTCGACTTTATTATCACCGTTTGCGACCACGCAAATGAAAACTGCCCCTATTTCCCTGCAAACGCACTTAGGTTGCACCACAATTTTAAAGATCCCGCAAAAGCAAAAGGAACAGAGGAGGAATTAAGGAAAGAATTTGCAGAAGCTCGGGATGAAATTCAAAAATATGCCCAAAATTTTGTTGAAAAATATCTTTAA
- a CDS encoding DUF2891 domain-containing protein, translating into MKKILILSLFFALNFSAQQIPILTDEIAAKLAEKPVKCINQEYPNKTAHVINAEKDAVLTPLQLHPSFYGCFDWHSSVHGHWMLIRLLKTKTNLANHKEIERILDGSFQPEKIIEEAKYFTKYEVASSFERTYGWAWLLKLDEELATWNHPKAKVWHQNLKPLTNEILRLWKIYLPKQTYPNRTGVHPNSAFALSFALDWARATNDKIFEHQLVEKAKYFYLNDKKTPAYLEPDGSDFFSPSLQIADLMRRILPQKEFVKWLNNFYEKRSLENIEKIPVISDINDYQTVHLVGLSFTRAWCMKGISKALPENHKLKKQFAESSDKFLANALPLLFHGNYGGDHWLASFAVYALSE; encoded by the coding sequence ATGAAAAAGATTCTAATTCTTTCTTTGTTTTTTGCGTTGAATTTCAGCGCACAACAAATCCCCATTTTAACTGATGAAATCGCTGCAAAATTGGCGGAAAAACCCGTGAAATGCATCAATCAGGAATATCCGAATAAAACGGCGCACGTTATTAATGCCGAAAAAGATGCCGTTTTAACTCCGCTTCAACTTCATCCTAGTTTTTATGGCTGTTTCGATTGGCATTCCTCTGTTCATGGACATTGGATGTTGATTCGGCTTTTAAAAACAAAAACAAATCTTGCCAATCACAAAGAAATTGAAAGAATTTTGGATGGTTCTTTTCAACCCGAAAAGATAATAGAAGAAGCCAAATATTTCACCAAATATGAAGTCGCCTCATCTTTCGAGAGAACTTACGGCTGGGCGTGGTTATTGAAATTGGATGAAGAGCTCGCAACTTGGAACCATCCCAAAGCAAAAGTTTGGCATCAGAATCTGAAACCTTTAACAAATGAAATTCTTCGTCTTTGGAAAATTTATCTCCCAAAACAAACCTATCCAAATCGAACAGGCGTTCACCCGAATTCTGCATTTGCATTGAGTTTCGCCTTGGATTGGGCAAGAGCGACCAACGATAAAATTTTTGAACATCAGTTGGTTGAAAAAGCAAAATATTTCTACTTAAACGACAAAAAAACTCCCGCTTATTTGGAACCCGATGGAAGCGACTTCTTTTCTCCAAGTTTGCAAATCGCCGATTTGATGCGAAGAATTCTTCCACAAAAAGAGTTTGTAAAATGGCTGAACAATTTTTACGAAAAACGAAGTTTAGAAAATATCGAGAAAATTCCCGTAATCAGCGATATTAACGATTATCAAACGGTTCATTTGGTTGGACTTTCTTTTACTAGAGCGTGGTGTATGAAAGGAATTTCCAAAGCACTTCCCGAAAATCACAAGTTGAAAAAACAGTTTGCAGAAAGCTCGGATAAATTTTTGGCGAATGCTTTGCCACTTTTATTTCATGGAAATTATGGTGGCGACCATTGGTTGGCAAGTTTTGCGGTATACGCGTTGAGTGAGTAA
- a CDS encoding peptide chain release factor 3, whose protein sequence is MSDLIKEIEKRKTFGIIAHPDAGKTTLTEKLLLFGGAIQEAGAVKSNKIKKGATSDFMEIERQRGISVATSVLAFEYKGRKINILDTPGHKDFAEDTYRTLTAVDSVIVVVDVAKGVEEQTEKLVQVCRMRNIPMIVFINKLDREGKDAFDLLDEVEQKLGLTVVPLSLPIGMGSEFQGIYNIWENNIQLFLEEKKQKVGESVKFDDINDTRIDDAIGKKAAETLREELELIQSVYPEFNREDYMNGDLQPVFFGSALNNFGVRELLDAFIEIAPMPQPKESDTRLVKPDEKNFTGFVFKIHANMDPKHRDRLAFVKIVSGTFKRNENYLLVRDGKKMKFSSPNAFFADKKEVVDESFPGDIVGLHDTGNFRIGDTLTGGEKLSFKGIPSFSPEHFRYINNDDPLKAKQLAKGIDQLMDEGVAQLFTLEMNNRKIIGTVGALQFEVIQYRLEHEYGAKCTYEPLSIHKACWIEADEKSEEFKEFARLKQRFMARDKYGQLVFLADSSFTIHMTQEKFPNVKLHFISEFKHE, encoded by the coding sequence ATGTCTGATTTAATCAAAGAAATAGAAAAACGAAAAACCTTCGGAATTATCGCGCATCCCGATGCAGGGAAAACAACTTTAACGGAAAAACTGCTGCTTTTTGGAGGTGCGATTCAGGAAGCAGGTGCTGTAAAATCGAACAAAATTAAAAAGGGCGCAACATCCGATTTCATGGAAATTGAAAGACAGCGTGGAATTTCCGTGGCGACTTCGGTTTTGGCATTTGAATATAAAGGTCGTAAAATCAATATCTTAGATACACCCGGTCACAAAGATTTTGCGGAAGATACGTACCGAACTTTAACGGCGGTGGATTCTGTAATCGTTGTGGTGGATGTTGCAAAAGGTGTTGAAGAACAAACTGAAAAACTCGTTCAGGTTTGTAGAATGCGGAACATTCCGATGATTGTGTTCATCAATAAATTGGACCGTGAAGGAAAAGATGCGTTCGATTTGTTGGACGAAGTGGAGCAAAAATTAGGTTTAACAGTCGTTCCTCTTTCTTTACCGATTGGGATGGGAAGCGAATTTCAGGGAATTTATAATATCTGGGAAAATAATATTCAACTGTTTTTAGAGGAGAAAAAACAGAAAGTTGGTGAATCTGTAAAATTCGATGACATCAATGACACAAGAATTGATGATGCCATTGGAAAAAAAGCAGCGGAAACTTTGCGAGAAGAACTTGAGCTGATTCAATCCGTTTATCCCGAATTCAATCGTGAAGATTATATGAACGGTGATTTGCAGCCGGTTTTCTTTGGGTCTGCATTGAATAATTTCGGGGTTCGTGAGCTTTTAGATGCCTTCATCGAAATTGCACCGATGCCGCAACCAAAAGAAAGCGACACTCGTTTGGTAAAACCTGATGAGAAAAATTTCACAGGATTCGTCTTTAAAATCCATGCGAATATGGATCCGAAACACCGCGACAGATTGGCTTTTGTGAAAATCGTATCGGGAACTTTTAAGAGAAATGAAAATTATTTGTTGGTTCGTGACGGTAAAAAAATGAAATTTTCTTCCCCAAACGCTTTCTTCGCTGATAAGAAAGAAGTGGTGGATGAAAGTTTTCCTGGAGATATTGTCGGACTTCACGACACGGGAAATTTCAGAATTGGAGATACTTTGACAGGCGGTGAAAAACTTTCCTTCAAAGGAATTCCGAGTTTCTCGCCCGAACATTTTAGATATATTAATAACGACGACCCTTTAAAGGCAAAACAATTGGCGAAAGGAATCGACCAATTAATGGACGAAGGTGTGGCGCAACTTTTCACTTTGGAAATGAACAACCGAAAAATTATCGGAACAGTTGGTGCGCTTCAGTTTGAAGTAATTCAGTATCGTTTGGAGCATGAATATGGCGCGAAATGTACTTACGAACCACTTTCCATTCACAAAGCGTGCTGGATTGAAGCGGATGAAAAATCGGAAGAATTCAAAGAATTTGCACGTTTGAAACAGCGATTTATGGCGAGAGATAAATATGGACAATTGGTTTTTCTGGCAGATTCTTCGTTTACGATTCACATGACGCAGGAGAAATTTCCGAATGTGAAACTGCATTTTATTTCGGAATTTAAGCATGAGTAA
- a CDS encoding ArsR/SmtB family transcription factor, with the protein MGVTKTEHFTQEQNDIAILLKALAHPARIAIIEYLLSVDSCICNDIVDEIKLAQPTVSQHLKELKNAGIIQGEIDGKSICYCINPESFKKMEHFIDQIFHKIHQQNNCC; encoded by the coding sequence ATGGGCGTAACAAAAACAGAACATTTCACACAGGAACAAAACGACATTGCGATTTTGTTGAAAGCATTGGCTCATCCTGCAAGAATTGCAATTATAGAATATTTGTTATCCGTAGATTCATGTATTTGCAACGATATTGTGGATGAAATAAAATTGGCGCAACCGACAGTTTCGCAGCATTTAAAGGAACTGAAAAATGCGGGAATTATACAAGGCGAGATTGACGGAAAATCAATTTGCTATTGCATCAATCCTGAAAGTTTCAAAAAAATGGAGCACTTTATCGACCAAATTTTTCACAAAATCCATCAACAAAATAATTGCTGTTGA
- a CDS encoding CPBP family intramembrane glutamic endopeptidase, translating to MNQNSKKKYTFGWKGAFALFVGMIVGTAIVAVANIFSMLVFNENFQYKDFYLIIANAAGFLGAIFAFDYFVARPETGRKLNFNFSPTNFVTYLLIFPMMLGMMFIGEFITSQIPVTGPFFGKFYEFFSDLMEQMTKDGATMILLAVIMAPVFEEIVFRGIIQKGLINKGVAPMKAILFSSLIFGLVHGNPWQLVGAVLLGCVLGLVYYKTKSLLLPILLHAFNNLCSAILIFYGKTESFAETFKVSEYVVLGIGIVLFSIFYYLFMKKYRVHYSEN from the coding sequence ATGAACCAAAACTCCAAAAAAAAATACACTTTCGGGTGGAAAGGCGCATTCGCATTATTCGTTGGAATGATTGTCGGAACTGCGATTGTAGCCGTTGCCAATATTTTTTCGATGTTGGTTTTTAATGAAAATTTTCAGTACAAAGATTTTTATTTAATCATCGCGAATGCGGCAGGATTTTTAGGGGCAATTTTTGCTTTCGATTATTTTGTAGCCCGACCTGAAACGGGAAGAAAACTGAATTTTAATTTTTCGCCAACCAATTTTGTTACCTATCTTCTCATTTTTCCGATGATGCTTGGAATGATGTTCATTGGTGAATTTATTACTTCACAAATTCCTGTTACGGGACCGTTCTTTGGGAAATTTTATGAATTTTTTTCTGATTTGATGGAGCAGATGACCAAAGACGGCGCAACCATGATTCTTCTCGCCGTCATAATGGCTCCTGTTTTCGAGGAAATTGTTTTTCGTGGAATTATTCAGAAAGGGTTGATTAACAAAGGTGTTGCACCAATGAAAGCGATACTTTTTTCCTCGTTAATTTTCGGTTTGGTTCATGGAAATCCTTGGCAATTGGTGGGTGCAGTTTTGTTGGGCTGTGTTTTGGGACTGGTTTATTACAAAACAAAATCTTTGCTTTTGCCAATTCTGTTGCACGCATTCAATAATCTTTGCTCCGCAATTTTAATTTTTTACGGAAAAACGGAAAGTTTTGCAGAGACTTTCAAAGTTTCAGAATATGTAGTTTTAGGAATTGGTATCGTACTGTTCAGCATTTTCTACTATTTATTTATGAAAAAATACCGCGTTCATTACTCTGAAAATTAA
- a CDS encoding DUF4349 domain-containing protein translates to MKKIFLSVFIATALVSCDKNSIQQTTDNIKRADSLFTKANDGIKTLDSISKTINSDDGITKKVIIPEIEKQKKAIDSTIKSGGWKIDSINKEIEKITNKVKTGTDVVKTLDSANDALNKGESPLVVLTKTADKILKQTKSANQNSHPKPQPQNQSEPQTQPQVAPPIVEKNPMVKTGKLEIQVENLSDSKALLKQKIRESNADLITENFSQTEGISKEYFTVKVPISSFDQLVNSASNLGEIKMKNTETEGKDYVSGQMCDVEITLLQNENFADNPITKTETNGEKTDTFSDKSSNAFMKGFKVLGDGLLFLLPFWPIFLIGIVIWYFIDRNKKRKAREEFERQMMLNQQKTQYPTENQTSTENVQAEEKEENDEPDYSKYLPKN, encoded by the coding sequence ATGAAGAAAATTTTTCTTTCCGTTTTTATTGCGACGGCTTTAGTTTCATGCGATAAAAACTCCATCCAACAAACAACGGACAATATTAAAAGAGCCGATTCCCTTTTCACCAAAGCAAATGACGGTATAAAAACATTGGATTCCATTTCAAAGACGATAAATAGTGACGACGGAATCACCAAAAAAGTCATTATTCCTGAAATTGAAAAACAGAAAAAAGCGATTGATTCCACGATTAAATCAGGTGGTTGGAAAATTGATTCGATTAATAAAGAAATTGAAAAAATAACCAACAAAGTAAAAACGGGAACTGATGTCGTAAAAACTTTAGATTCTGCGAACGATGCCCTGAATAAAGGAGAAAGTCCGTTAGTTGTCTTGACAAAAACTGCAGACAAAATTTTGAAACAAACAAAATCAGCCAATCAAAATTCGCATCCGAAACCTCAACCTCAAAATCAATCTGAGCCTCAAACTCAACCGCAAGTTGCACCGCCAATTGTTGAAAAAAATCCTATGGTCAAAACAGGAAAACTTGAAATTCAGGTGGAAAATCTATCAGATTCAAAAGCTTTGTTAAAACAGAAAATCAGGGAAAGCAATGCCGATTTAATTACCGAAAATTTTTCACAAACAGAAGGGATTTCTAAAGAATATTTCACTGTGAAAGTTCCAATTTCTTCCTTTGACCAATTGGTAAATTCTGCTTCAAATCTTGGCGAGATTAAAATGAAAAACACCGAAACTGAAGGAAAAGATTATGTTTCGGGACAAATGTGTGACGTGGAAATTACTTTACTTCAAAATGAAAATTTTGCCGATAATCCCATAACTAAAACTGAAACAAATGGTGAAAAAACCGATACATTCAGTGATAAATCTTCCAATGCATTTATGAAAGGGTTTAAAGTTTTGGGAGACGGTTTGCTTTTCCTGCTTCCTTTTTGGCCCATATTTTTGATTGGAATTGTGATTTGGTATTTCATCGACCGCAATAAAAAGAGAAAAGCACGGGAAGAATTTGAACGACAAATGATGCTCAATCAGCAGAAAACGCAATATCCAACAGAAAATCAGACTTCAACAGAAAATGTTCAAGCGGAGGAAAAAGAGGAGAATGACGAACCTGATTATTCTAAATATTTGCCGAAAAATTAA
- the uvrA gene encoding excinuclease ABC subunit UvrA → MATTTEIDIKKQIFVKNAHLNNLKNIDVLIPKNKLIVITGVSGSGKSSLAFDTIYAEGQRRYVESLSSYARQFLGKLEKPKIDDIKGLAPSIAIQQKVISSNPRSTVGTSTEIYDYLKLLFARVGRTYSPISGDEVKKDSVSDVIDFIQKNEGQTFLLRAPLNFEISKFSEQLKTLKLSGFTRLEVNGNVAGIEDLESFGFVPEKDMEIQLVIDRFSYEEDESFLQRLADSIQMAFYEGHGYCSLKNIETGKIKEFSNKFELDGIEFLEPNVHFFSFNNPYGACPECEGYGKVIGIDEDLVIPNKNLSVYEDAVASWKGESMSEWKKAFIKKAGSEFPIHKPYFQLTKEQKNYLWKGDNSRNFPSINAFFKMLEENLYKIQYRVMLSRYRGKTLCPTCEGLRLREETSWVKIDGHNIQSMIEIPLDELLPLVKSLKLNKHDAEIAKRLLYEITTRLEFLDKVGLGYLTLNRTSNTLSGGESQRINLSTSLGSSLVGSIYILDEPSIGLHSRDTENLIEVLKNLRDLGNTVIVVEHDEDVMKAADYIIDIGPEAGFLGGELVFAGDFKELKNADTLTSKYLTGRLEIKVPETRRKPKDWIKIKGARQNNLKNIDVDIPLESLVVISGVSGSGKSTLMKEILTNDIQIQLGMGGKKADYDSVEFPKKLVKNIELIDQNPIGKSSRSNPVTYLKAYDDIRDLYSKQKSAKVQGLKPKHFSFNVDGGRCDECKGEGVITVSMQFMADIELECETCKGTRFKNDILEVKFDEKNISDILHMTVDEALDFFHENHEEKIVTKLKPLQEVGLGYLQLGQSSSTLSGGEAQRVKLASFLVKGVTTDKTLFIFDEPSTGLHFHDINKLLKSLQALIELGHSVIVIEHQPDIIKSADYIIDIGPEAGKNGGEVVFAGTPEDLVKEKKSHTAKYLNEKLS, encoded by the coding sequence ATGGCTACAACTACAGAAATAGATATAAAAAAACAGATTTTCGTTAAGAATGCACATCTTAACAACCTGAAAAACATCGACGTACTCATTCCGAAAAACAAACTGATCGTCATTACAGGCGTTTCCGGCAGTGGAAAATCGTCGCTTGCTTTTGACACGATTTATGCAGAAGGACAAAGAAGATATGTGGAAAGTTTGAGTTCTTATGCGCGACAGTTTTTAGGTAAATTAGAGAAACCAAAAATCGACGACATCAAAGGTTTAGCTCCCTCTATCGCGATTCAGCAGAAAGTGATTTCTTCAAATCCCCGTTCTACGGTTGGAACTTCTACCGAAATTTATGATTATTTGAAACTGCTTTTTGCAAGGGTTGGAAGAACCTATTCACCGATTTCAGGTGATGAAGTGAAAAAAGATTCTGTTTCTGATGTGATTGATTTTATTCAAAAAAATGAAGGACAAACTTTTCTTTTGAGAGCGCCTTTAAATTTCGAAATTTCTAAATTTTCCGAGCAATTGAAAACCTTGAAACTTTCAGGTTTTACAAGGCTTGAAGTGAACGGAAATGTTGCAGGAATCGAGGATTTGGAAAGTTTCGGTTTCGTTCCTGAAAAGGATATGGAAATTCAGTTGGTCATTGACAGATTCAGTTACGAGGAAGACGAAAGTTTTCTTCAACGTCTCGCCGATTCCATTCAGATGGCGTTTTACGAAGGTCACGGTTACTGTTCTTTAAAAAATATTGAGACGGGGAAAATCAAAGAATTCTCCAATAAATTTGAATTGGATGGAATTGAATTTTTAGAACCGAATGTTCATTTTTTCAGCTTTAATAATCCTTACGGAGCTTGTCCAGAATGCGAAGGTTACGGAAAAGTCATCGGAATTGATGAAGATTTGGTGATTCCGAACAAAAATCTTTCCGTGTATGAAGATGCAGTCGCTTCGTGGAAAGGCGAAAGTATGAGCGAATGGAAAAAAGCTTTCATCAAAAAAGCTGGAAGCGAATTCCCGATTCACAAACCTTATTTTCAGCTCACGAAAGAACAGAAAAATTATTTGTGGAAAGGCGACAACTCACGGAATTTTCCTTCCATTAATGCTTTTTTCAAAATGTTGGAAGAAAATCTTTACAAGATTCAGTATCGCGTGATGCTTTCGAGATATCGCGGGAAAACGCTTTGTCCGACTTGTGAAGGTTTGCGTTTGCGTGAAGAAACTTCTTGGGTAAAAATCGATGGACACAATATTCAGTCGATGATTGAGATTCCGTTGGATGAACTTTTACCTTTAGTTAAATCCTTAAAACTCAACAAACACGATGCAGAAATTGCAAAACGTTTGTTGTATGAAATCACCACTCGCTTGGAGTTTTTAGATAAGGTGGGTTTGGGATATTTGACCTTAAACCGAACTTCAAATACCCTTTCCGGCGGTGAAAGTCAAAGAATTAATTTATCGACTTCACTCGGAAGTTCGTTGGTTGGCTCGATTTATATTTTGGATGAACCTTCGATTGGACTTCATTCAAGAGACACCGAAAATTTAATTGAAGTGTTAAAAAATCTTCGCGATTTAGGAAATACCGTAATCGTTGTAGAGCATGATGAAGACGTGATGAAAGCAGCAGATTACATTATCGACATCGGTCCGGAAGCAGGATTTTTGGGCGGCGAATTGGTTTTTGCAGGAGATTTCAAGGAATTGAAAAATGCGGATACTTTAACCTCAAAATATTTAACCGGAAGATTAGAAATAAAAGTTCCCGAAACGCGTAGAAAACCTAAAGATTGGATTAAAATAAAAGGAGCGCGACAAAATAATTTGAAGAATATTGATGTTGACATTCCGCTTGAAAGTTTGGTCGTGATTTCAGGAGTTTCCGGTTCCGGAAAATCGACTTTGATGAAGGAAATTTTGACGAACGACATTCAAATCCAGTTGGGAATGGGTGGAAAAAAAGCAGATTACGATTCGGTTGAATTTCCAAAAAAGTTGGTGAAAAACATTGAACTCATCGACCAAAATCCCATCGGAAAATCGTCCCGCTCGAATCCCGTGACGTATTTGAAAGCGTATGACGATATTCGGGATTTGTATTCCAAGCAAAAATCGGCGAAAGTTCAGGGTTTGAAACCAAAACACTTTTCCTTCAACGTTGATGGCGGAAGATGCGACGAATGCAAAGGTGAAGGTGTCATCACCGTTTCCATGCAGTTTATGGCAGATATAGAATTGGAATGTGAAACCTGTAAAGGAACCCGTTTTAAAAACGATATTTTGGAAGTGAAATTCGATGAAAAAAATATTTCAGATATTCTTCACATGACCGTAGATGAAGCGTTGGACTTCTTCCATGAAAATCACGAGGAGAAAATTGTCACCAAGCTAAAACCTTTGCAGGAAGTAGGTTTAGGTTATCTTCAACTTGGTCAAAGTTCTTCTACGCTTTCCGGCGGTGAAGCGCAACGTGTGAAATTGGCATCGTTTTTAGTTAAAGGAGTTACAACGGATAAAACGTTATTTATCTTTGATGAACCTTCAACAGGACTTCATTTTCACGACATCAACAAATTGCTGAAATCTTTGCAGGCTTTAATTGAATTAGGACATTCTGTAATTGTGATTGAGCATCAACCCGATATCATAAAATCTGCAGATTACATTATTGATATCGGTCCTGAAGCAGGGAAAAATGGTGGCGAAGTAGTTTTTGCGGGAACTCCTGAAGATTTGGTAAAAGAGAAGAAGTCGCATACCGCCAAATATTTGAATGAAAAACTGTCATAA
- the arsB gene encoding ACR3 family arsenite efflux transporter, whose product MQTKLKFLDRYLTLWIFLAMILGVLMGNFFPKIPKLINDLSIGSTNIPIALGLILMMFPPLAKVDYSLLPKIFQDKKAIRISLLLNWIIGPILMFILAIIFLRDEPHYMVGLILIGLARCIAMVIVWNDLAGGNREYGALLVALNSVFQIFTYSFYAWIFINFLPKYFGFGNFDISIPMSDVAESILIYLGIPFVAGFFTRYFLLKKKGKNWYNSQFVPRISPFTLYALLFTIVVMFSLKGDKILQLPFDVLRIAIPLTIYFLVMFFVSFFVSKYLKIPYDKNASIAFTATGNNFELAIAVAISVFGIHSGEAFAGVIGPLIEVPVLILLVKASKKLIYKI is encoded by the coding sequence ATGCAGACCAAACTAAAATTCTTGGACCGCTATCTCACGCTTTGGATTTTTTTAGCGATGATTTTAGGGGTACTGATGGGAAATTTTTTTCCAAAAATTCCCAAGTTAATCAATGATTTATCAATTGGCTCTACAAACATCCCAATTGCACTGGGACTTATTCTCATGATGTTTCCACCTTTGGCAAAAGTGGATTATTCATTACTACCGAAAATTTTTCAGGACAAAAAAGCCATAAGGATTTCACTCCTGTTGAATTGGATTATTGGTCCTATTTTGATGTTTATTTTGGCGATTATCTTCCTGAGAGATGAACCGCATTACATGGTGGGTTTAATCTTGATTGGATTAGCTCGATGTATTGCAATGGTCATCGTTTGGAATGATTTGGCAGGAGGAAACCGAGAATACGGAGCGCTTTTGGTGGCGTTGAACAGTGTTTTTCAGATTTTCACGTACAGTTTTTATGCTTGGATTTTCATTAATTTTTTGCCAAAATATTTTGGATTTGGAAATTTTGATATCTCCATTCCGATGAGCGATGTGGCAGAAAGTATTTTGATTTACTTAGGAATTCCATTTGTTGCAGGTTTTTTCACGAGATATTTCTTACTTAAAAAGAAAGGTAAAAATTGGTATAATTCTCAATTTGTTCCACGAATTTCACCTTTTACTTTATATGCCCTTTTGTTTACCATCGTAGTGATGTTCAGCTTAAAAGGCGACAAAATTTTGCAATTGCCATTTGATGTTTTACGGATTGCAATTCCATTGACCATCTATTTTTTAGTCATGTTTTTCGTGAGTTTCTTTGTGAGCAAATACTTGAAAATACCTTATGACAAAAATGCGTCAATTGCATTTACAGCTACAGGAAACAATTTCGAATTGGCAATTGCGGTGGCAATCTCAGTTTTCGGAATTCACTCCGGAGAAGCATTTGCAGGTGTAATTGGTCCATTAATCGAAGTTCCCGTTTTGATTCTGTTGGTTAAAGCAAGTAAAAAATTAATCTATAAAATTTAA